In Drosophila yakuba strain Tai18E2 chromosome 2R, Prin_Dyak_Tai18E2_2.1, whole genome shotgun sequence, a single genomic region encodes these proteins:
- the LOC6531402 gene encoding protein mono-ADP-ribosyltransferase Parp16, giving the protein MTLLSGATSVAYPAQMPAKRISWRRLVALLPHSIGLPIKAVTPHLRDLHLVQRRLQDDFLGCEALWTIFMAAAWSYRYRTRLRPFPSHWSTIDMVFNTLGDAPRLEVLQQQLMHCDYQDCSPNVVRLLTDILVDQADRVSLSSLRPCEFQELYAHLGMPPPKRPPTQIFEVRTGKGNEIGEAYARLRQENKESVRLGFYGCKLEKLYALLNQSSLANGKYLELTCDINEALARSKPQAGLGGSRCGSILRCVAVVEFVFQDNETSGDKKQVIIKDASTMQVSYLLLYGQSCHEHAIERQIKLMAEPARELLNWVDKYQDEAISLGVGLLIVSSMAHLGSTFFRLFARTGFHVLKRGLL; this is encoded by the coding sequence ATGACTCTGCTTTCGGGCGCCACATCTGTGGCATACCCCGCTCAAATGCCAGCGAAAAGGATCAGCTGGCGGCGTTTGGTGGCACTACTGCCCCATTCCATAGGACTACCCATAAAAGCGGTAACGCCTCATTTGAGGGACCTGCATCTCGTCCAGCGCCGTCTTCAGGATGATTTTCTGGGCTGTGAGGCGCTGTGGACGATTTTCATGGCCGCCGCCTGGAGTTATCGCTACAGAACGCGACTGAGACCGTTTCCCAGCCACTGGAGCACCATCGATATGGTTTTCAATACGCTGGGTGATGCGCCCAGACTGGAggtgctgcagcaacagctcATGCACTGCGACTACCAGGACTGCTCCCCCAATGTGGTCCGTTTGCTAACGGACATCTTGGTGGATCAGGCCGATCGCGTGTCCCTGAGCTCCCTGCGGCCCTGCGAGTTCCAGGAGCTGTACGCCCACCTCGGCATGCCCCCACCCAAGCGTCCGCCCACCCAAATCTTTGAGGTGCGAACGGGCAAGGGCAACGAGATAGGGGAGGCCTATGCCCGCTTGCGGCAGGAGAACAAGGAATCCGTGCGCCTGGGCTTCTACGGCTGCAAGCTGGAGAAGCTCTATGCCCTGCTCAACCAGAGTTCCTTGGCCAACGGGAAGTACCTGGAGCTTACCTGCGATATCAATGAGGCTCTGGCCAGGAGTAAGCCACAGGCTGGCTTGGGTGGCTCCCGGTGCGGATCGATACTGCGATGCGTGGCTGTGGTGGAGTTCGTGTTCCAGGACAATGAAACGAGCGGCGATAAAAAGCAAGTGATCATCAAGGATGCGAGCACCATGCAGGTATCGTATCTACTGTTGTATGGCCAAAGTTGCCACGAACACGCAATCGAGAGGCAAATCAAGCTGATGGCGGAGCCCGCTCGAGAACTTCTCAACTGGGTGGATAAGTACCAGGATGAAGCCATTTCCTTGGGCGTTGGCCTGCTGATCGTTTCCTCGATGGCTCACTTAGGAAGCACTTTCTTTCGCCTGTTCGCTCGCACTGGCTTCCACGTCCTCAAGCGAGGTctcctttaa
- the LOC6531405 gene encoding uncharacterized protein LOC6531405: MRTLRLVLQFLLPSLVLVSGYFHRSYKYSPELMAELKDFEKLIPTVTIDEVVAEHMITDSGFRKAIKFLRSSDFKRLQQRIESLPEVVDLINFVHLNDTTQRTVPKYWHRNHTYNRLRRSAHHDLREQIVLVLFESGSEVRQLSSFTSFVQEILTHLPRDRFVSLINEKRQKSALFAKFYQALKSAEFKAKSEAAWNTTNVQSVVQELSRHAIDGQDLKTIGYEVISWGPNVV, encoded by the exons ATGAGGACTTTGAGACTGGTGCTCCAATTCCTGCTCCCCAGTTTGGTGCTGGTTTCAGGATATTTTCACAGGAGCTACAAATACTCCCCGGAGCTGATGGCCGAGCTGAAAGACTTTGAAAAGCTGATTCCCACAGTGACCATCGACGAAGTGGTCGCCGAGCATATGATTACGGATTCCGGATTTCGCAAAGCCATTAAGTTTTTGCGCAGCTCCGATTTCAAGAGGCTGCAACAGCGCATTGAATCCCTGCCAGAAGTTGTGGATCTGATTAACTTTGTGCACCTCAATGACACGACCCAGAGAACTGTGCCAAAGTACTGGCATCGGAATCACACATACAACAGGCTTCGCAGGTCGGCTCATCATGACCTCAGGGAGCAGATTGTTTTGGTGCTATTTGAATCGGGTTCAGAGGTCAGACAGCTGAGTTCCTTCACCAGTTTCGTGCAGGAAATACTCACGCATTTGCCCCGCGATCGATTTGTGTCTCTGATCAATGAGAAGCGGCAGAAGAGCGCTTTATTCGCTAAATTCTATCAGGCTCTGAAAAGCGCCGAATTCAAGGCGAAGTCCGAGGCAGCATGG AACACCACGAATGTACAGAGCGTGGTTCAAGAACTATCGCGACACGCCATCGATGGCCAGGATCTGAAGACCATTGGCTATGAAGTCATCTCGTGGGGTCCAAACGTAGTGTGA
- the LOC6531403 gene encoding uncharacterized protein LOC6531403, with amino-acid sequence MNRGQLFWVLGVFATGISLSMGFPQDELIRPNSDESDVSGIGFVTLDGTASEESDESGQGNASDDLIFLSRQKPNPVNNSVDLSAFVALIPLLEVQTIAAHYYHHDSEFQRDYAFLTSSFFADIKRKILQLPEVLEFTNYLGAHGLDVVQVMHSVAGAFKPAILTSAAVNGPTKATTTEDGSSAAREAQTGLHGMVKRVLEILPQDQLYAQFFDEFESNKQFAALVDSISSPKFAKILSGLQNSLPLRNLLLVMHTNNIYVERIVESVKSYLSISSF; translated from the exons ATGAATCGCGGTCAgctgttttgggttttgggcgTTTTTGCCACTGGAATTTCCCTTTCGATGGGTTTTCCACAGGACGAACTAATCAGGCCGAATAGTGACGAATCGGATGTGAGTGGCATTGGCTTCGTGACCCTCGATGGAACCGCCAGCGAAGAGAGTGACGAAAGTGGACAAGGCAATGCGTCCgatgatttaatatttttgagtCGTCAAAAGCCAAATCCGGTAAACAATTCCGTTGATTTAAGCGCCTTTGTTGCTCTGATTCCCCTGCTAGAAGTCCAGACCATAGCCGCCCATTATTATCACCACGATTCGGAGTTTCAACGGGACTATGCCTTCCTCACTAGCAGTTTTTTTGCGGACATTAAGCGGAAAATACTTCAACTACCAGAAGTCCTGGAGTTCACCAACTATCTGGGTGCCCACGGTCTAGATGTGGTCCAGGTGATGCATTCCGTGGCAGGAGCGTTCAAGCCCGCCATTTTGACCTCCGCTGCGgtcaacg GGCCTACCAAAGCCACAACCACCGAAGATGGCAGCTCCGCCGCTAGAGAAGCACAGACTGGCCTCCATGGGATGGTGAAGAGGGTCCTGGAAATTCTGCCGCAGGACCAACTGTACGCCCAGTTCTTCGACGAGTTTGAGAGCAACAAACAGTTCGCAGCATTGGTCGACAGCATAAGCAGTCCAAAGTTTGCCAAGATTTTGAGCGGCTTGCAG AACTCATTGCCACTGCGAAATCTGCTACTCGTCATGCACACGAACAACATCTATGTGGAGCGGATTGTGGAGTCCGTAAAGTCGTACCTATCCATCTCCAGCTTTTAG
- the LOC6531404 gene encoding NADP-dependent malic enzyme, which translates to MQKSPRMSRLSTEKKINEEKDKGKAKGKPEVEKDKDKDKELKCVSNYDKIEMLDYMPRHMDTFWKMDTRLSGSMVDGRWMLGQSNYNKGLAFTLNERRVLSIHGLLPVAVRTIDEQLEICIKFMQSFTTNVQRYMYLTYLSRRNRRLFYYLLLSNPDRYVPMTDVSGSLELLRVHRMMHSMGQGLYICIKDLGHVPQILANWPHRCVRCLLVSNGASVLSLGDLGVDEMPVLFSNLHQIVVFGGIHPVYCLSVMLDVGTNNEELLQDPMYTGLRERRASDELYDQLFKEFTLSVMQQYGPRALILCKDFEAQKAKKQLELYRDRQCIVDVDFQCLAAVALAGVIVCNRLKRVFFSSNVFLFYGAEAINIGMARLCMVLLKREGLIEMKAREKIWFFDAHGLIVMGRKDIPEELLEFANPRDPIDDLVEAIHQLKPNVLVGGSLMPNTFTPDVLRAMEKSSDQPVIFALSRPLEQAECSAEDAFSYTKGRCIFISGSKLPPLKYANKWYQPGHCTSSYLVAGISCGVMLAGFTTIPDEAFCVAAERLASLVWPCDLEKRNVYPPMKKIQCISLQLAEAIFTYAFARGLATLWPQPENPMEYIKASLYNPEYRMNIVDVYCMQNRSVATTESHKYYTLNI; encoded by the coding sequence ATGCAGAAGTCGCCCAGGATGAGTCGCCTGTCGACCGAAAAAAAGATAAATGAAGAGAAGGATAAGGGGAAGGCAAAGGGGAAGCCAGAGGTGGagaaggacaaggacaaggataAGGAACTGAAGTGCGTGAGCAACTATGACAAGATCGAGATGCTGGACTACATGCCCCGCCACATGGACACCTTCTGGAAAATGGACACCCGTCTGAGCGGATCCATGGTCGATGGTCGCTGGATGCTAGGCCAATCCAACTACAACAAGGGACTGGCCTTCACGCTGAACGAAAGGCGTGTGCTCTCCATTCACGGACTACTTCCGGTGGCAGTGCGAACCATCGATGAGCAGTTGGAGATCTGCATAAAATTCATGCAGTCATTTACCACCAACGTGCAGCGGTATATGTATCTGACCTATCTGTCGCGTCGCAATAGGCGACTATTCTACTACCTTCTGCTTTCCAATCCCGATCGCTATGTGCCCATGACGGATGTCTCGGGCTCGTTGGAGCTGCTCAGGGTCCACCGAATGATGCACTCGATGGGACAGGGTCTGTACATTTGTATTAAGGATCTGGGGCACGTTCCCCAAATCCTGGCCAATTGGCCGCACCGTTGTGTTCGCTGCCTGCTGGTGAGCAATGGTGCCTCTGTTCTGAGCTTGGGTGATTTGGGTGTGGATGAGATGCCCGTACTGTTCTCCAATCTGCACCAGATCGTCGTCTTTGGCGGCATTCATCCGGTTTATTGTTTGAGCGTGATGCTGGATGTGGGCACCAACAACGAGGAACTGTTGCAAGATCCAATGTATACGGGCCTGAGGGAGCGACGTGCCTCAGATGAGCTGTACGACCAGTTGTTTAAGGAGTTCACTCTGTCCGTGATGCAGCAGTATGGACCACGTGCCCTGATCCTGTGCAAGGACTTCGAGGCCcagaaggccaagaagcaaTTGGAGCTGTACCGCGACCGCCAGTGCATCGTGGACGTGGACTTCCAGTGCCTGGCTGCAGTGGCTCTTGCCGGAGTGATTGTCTGCAACCGATTGAAGAGAGTCTTCTTCTCCTCCAACGTATTTCTGTTCTACGGAGCCGAGGCCATTAACATTGGCATGGCTCGACTGTGTATGGTGTTGCTGAAGCGCGAGGGTCTCATCGAAATGAAGGCCAGGGAGAAGATTTGGTTCTTCGATGCACACGGATTGATAGTAATGGGCAGGAAGGACATACCCGAGGAGCTGCTGGAGTTTGCCAACCCCCGGGACCCCATCGACGACCTGGTAGAGGCCATTCACCAGTTGAAACCCAACGTACTGGTGGGTGGCTCATTGATGCCGAATACCTTTACTCCCGATGTCCTGCGGGCCATGGAGAAGAGCTCAGATCAGCCTGTGATATTTGCATTATCGAGACCCCTGGAACAGGCCGAGTGCTCGGCGGAGGATGCCTTCTCCTACACCAAGGGCCGTTGCATCTTCATCTCGGGCTCGAAGCTGCCACCGCTGAAATATGCCAACAAGTGGTATCAGCCGGGGCATTGCACCAGTAGCTATTTGGTGGCAGGGATAAGTTGCGGCGTGATGCTGGCCGGATTCACCACCATTCCGGATGAGGCATTCTGCGTGGCTGCCGAGCGATTGGCCAGTTTGGTGTGGCCCTGTGACCTGGAGAAGCGGAACGTCTATCCGCCGATGAAGAAGATCCAGTGCATCAGCCTGCAGTTGGCCGAGGCCATATTCACGTACGCCTTTGCACGCGGACTGGCCACTTTGTGGCCGCAGCCGGAAAACCCAATGGAATACATCAAGGCCTCGCTGTACAATCCGGAGTACCGAATGAACATCGTTGACGTTTACTGCATGCAAAACCGTAGTGTCGCCACCACGGAATCCCACAAGTACTACACGCTTAATATCTAG